The Flavobacterium faecale genome has a segment encoding these proteins:
- a CDS encoding PAS domain-containing protein, which translates to MTPEYDKALVKYSNSLRILHLPLLSWEFFASHTNEINKFVSIQKHWKAKVDFSAIASNAETQILITNSKQQIVFASNGIHQMNGYQAHEIIGKTPKMFQGELTSTVSREKIKIALQNNLPFKEVLINYKKDGSTYLCKIEAYPKFNKKGELINYIAFERIAS; encoded by the coding sequence ATGACACCTGAATATGATAAAGCTTTAGTCAAATATAGCAACAGTTTACGAATTCTACATTTACCCCTACTTTCTTGGGAGTTTTTTGCTAGCCATACCAATGAAATCAACAAATTTGTTTCCATTCAAAAACATTGGAAAGCCAAAGTTGATTTCAGTGCCATCGCTTCTAATGCAGAAACACAGATTTTGATCACCAACTCAAAGCAACAAATTGTTTTTGCAAGCAATGGTATACATCAAATGAATGGTTATCAAGCACACGAAATAATTGGTAAAACACCAAAAATGTTCCAAGGCGAATTGACTTCTACAGTAAGTAGAGAAAAAATAAAAATCGCTCTTCAAAACAACTTACCGTTCAAAGAAGTATTGATCAATTACAAAAAAGATGGTAGCACTTACCTATGTAAGATCGAAGCCTACCCAAAATTCAATAAAAAAGGTGAACTTATTAATTACATTGCTTTTGAAAGAATTGCTTCTTAA
- a CDS encoding ABC transporter ATP-binding protein has translation MKILYTYLTANKKLLYIALFLAAINQCFSLFDSIIIGKLLNECGVGVANFKHDQMSFTKAVLGWLALSLGAAMVSRIAKNFQDYFTNIIIQRTGAQMYTDGIQKALQLPFQDFEDQRSGETLGRLQKVKIDCEKFITLSVSLVFQSVIGILFVVVYAINIHWLLGPIFLSTVPVIAVISSFLGKKIKKISKEILSETTSLAGATTESLRNIELVKSLGLTNQEVNRLNDTTVKILGLELKKVRYIRSLSFIQGTTVHFMRTALVFGLYMFIFQDIIKPGDLITLMFFSFFLFNPLQELGNVITTFNETKASMDNFGTLMNSRIEETPANPKTIGTINHLSFKNVSFKHQSANSYAVKDISFEAKAGETIAFVGPSGSGKTTLVKMLVGLYKPADGAIFYNNKNANEIDLNEIRQQLGFVTQDAQLFSGTIKDNLLFVKPDATDDEINDVLKKAACQNLLDRAENGIYTTIGESGIKVSGGEKQRLSIARALLRNPHLLLFDEATSALDSITEEEITKTIRSISSKQDQITVLIAHRLSTIMHADTIVVLEQGKIIEQGKHQDLLDEKGLYYAMWRQQIGERKN, from the coding sequence ATGAAGATTTTATATACTTACCTCACAGCCAACAAAAAATTATTATACATCGCCTTATTTTTAGCAGCTATAAATCAATGTTTTTCCCTGTTTGACTCTATCATTATTGGTAAGCTATTGAACGAATGTGGTGTTGGAGTAGCCAACTTTAAACACGACCAAATGAGTTTCACAAAAGCCGTTTTGGGCTGGCTTGCGCTCTCACTTGGTGCCGCAATGGTCTCTAGAATTGCAAAAAACTTTCAAGACTATTTTACCAACATCATCATACAACGCACCGGTGCACAGATGTACACAGACGGAATTCAAAAAGCGCTTCAACTACCCTTTCAAGATTTTGAAGACCAACGAAGCGGAGAAACTTTGGGGAGGTTACAAAAAGTAAAAATTGATTGCGAAAAATTCATCACCCTTTCTGTTTCCCTTGTTTTTCAATCGGTAATCGGAATCCTTTTTGTGGTCGTGTATGCCATTAACATCCACTGGTTACTTGGGCCTATATTTTTATCAACTGTTCCTGTAATTGCTGTAATCAGTTCTTTTTTAGGTAAGAAAATTAAAAAAATATCTAAAGAAATTTTAAGCGAAACCACCTCTCTCGCAGGAGCTACAACAGAATCCCTACGTAATATAGAACTAGTAAAAAGTTTGGGATTAACCAATCAAGAAGTCAACCGATTAAATGATACGACCGTCAAAATCTTAGGATTAGAGCTCAAAAAAGTCCGTTACATTCGCTCACTAAGTTTTATACAAGGAACTACGGTTCACTTCATGAGAACTGCACTTGTATTTGGGCTTTACATGTTTATATTTCAAGATATTATCAAACCTGGAGATCTAATCACTTTGATGTTTTTCTCTTTCTTTCTATTTAATCCTTTGCAAGAACTTGGAAATGTGATCACTACTTTTAACGAAACAAAAGCGTCTATGGACAATTTTGGAACGTTGATGAATTCCAGGATTGAAGAAACTCCCGCAAATCCAAAAACGATTGGAACCATCAACCATTTGAGTTTTAAGAACGTTTCGTTCAAACACCAAAGCGCCAACAGTTATGCCGTGAAGGACATTTCGTTTGAAGCCAAAGCAGGAGAAACCATTGCTTTTGTAGGACCGTCTGGTAGCGGAAAAACGACCTTGGTCAAAATGCTTGTTGGACTATACAAACCCGCCGATGGTGCCATTTTTTACAATAATAAAAATGCAAACGAAATAGATTTAAACGAAATCAGACAACAACTAGGTTTTGTTACCCAAGATGCACAGTTGTTTTCGGGAACTATTAAAGACAATTTATTATTTGTAAAACCAGATGCTACTGACGACGAAATTAATGACGTGCTTAAAAAAGCCGCTTGTCAAAACTTATTGGATCGAGCAGAAAATGGCATTTATACCACAATTGGTGAAAGCGGAATAAAAGTATCTGGAGGAGAAAAACAGCGTTTGTCTATTGCAAGAGCTTTGTTACGAAATCCACACTTACTATTATTTGACGAAGCAACATCAGCTTTGGATTCGATTACCGAAGAAGAAATCACTAAAACCATTAGAAGTATTTCGTCTAAACAAGATCAAATTACCGTATTAATTGCACACCGATTGTCAACAATCATGCATGCTGATACCATTGTAGTATTGGAACAAGGAAAAATTATAGAGCAAGGAAAACACCAAGATTTGCTAGACGAAAAAGGTTTGTACTACGCCATGTGGAGACAACAAATTGGTGAACGAAAAAATTAA
- a CDS encoding carboxymuconolactone decarboxylase family protein, whose protein sequence is MSTFNVPTREEVSANNQAIFDNLQKGLGFVPNLYAYYAKSETALGDYLTLQNRKSSLKAKEREVVNLITSQINGCEYCQSAHTVLGKMNGFTDEQVLELRKGSATFDTKLDALVKFTASVVENRGKATAEVKTAFFDAGYTEENMIDVVIVVGDKVISNYIHNLAGFAIDFPIAPKL, encoded by the coding sequence ATGTCAACATTTAACGTACCAACAAGAGAAGAAGTATCTGCAAACAATCAAGCAATTTTTGACAACCTACAAAAAGGATTAGGGTTTGTTCCTAATTTATACGCTTACTACGCCAAAAGCGAAACGGCACTGGGAGATTACCTGACTTTGCAAAACAGAAAAAGTAGCTTGAAAGCTAAAGAGAGAGAAGTAGTCAACTTGATCACGAGCCAAATTAATGGTTGTGAATATTGCCAATCGGCACACACAGTGCTAGGTAAAATGAATGGTTTTACAGATGAGCAAGTGCTTGAACTACGTAAAGGATCGGCAACCTTTGATACAAAATTAGATGCCTTGGTGAAATTTACAGCGTCAGTGGTTGAAAACAGAGGGAAAGCAACTGCAGAAGTAAAAACAGCGTTTTTTGACGCAGGTTACACAGAAGAAAACATGATCGATGTAGTAATCGTAGTGGGTGACAAAGTAATTAGCAACTACATTCATAACCTTGCTGGCTTTGCAATTGATTTTCCAATAGCACCAAAACTGTAA
- a CDS encoding YHS domain-containing (seleno)protein, protein MKNLKIALVVAFISLFSNAALAQIDPIDKDGLALGGYDVVAYHTVNKAVKGNKAIVEKIGATEYRFVSKANAKAFKANPEKYLPACAGYCAWGVAAKDSKFSMNPETFKVVDNKLYLFFNGDFNGSQVNTLDIWNKDEATYLKTIDTKWSKIQ, encoded by the coding sequence ATGAAAAATTTAAAAATCGCATTAGTAGTAGCATTCATCTCCTTATTCTCAAACGCAGCATTGGCTCAAATTGATCCAATCGACAAAGACGGATTGGCACTTGGTGGCTATGATGTTGTGGCATACCACACTGTGAACAAAGCCGTAAAAGGAAACAAAGCAATTGTAGAAAAAATTGGAGCAACAGAATACCGTTTTGTTTCGAAAGCAAATGCTAAAGCGTTCAAAGCAAATCCTGAAAAATACTTACCTGCATGTGCTGGATACTGTGCTTGGGGTGTAGCTGCAAAAGATTCTAAATTTTCAATGAATCCAGAAACTTTTAAAGTAGTAGATAACAAACTATATTTGTTTTTTAACGGCGATTTTAACGGAAGCCAAGTAAACACTTTGGATATCTGGAACAAAGACGAAGCTACTTATTTGAAAACCATTGACACTAAATGGTCTAAAATCCAATAA
- a CDS encoding ArsR/SmtB family transcription factor: MNMELSSKQVEKISKALGDSYRLQIMKIIGQSEVAAQCCDVSSQFNLAQSTMSHHFKQLIDADLLIADKEGRNLKFTVNKSICAAYAKYVGDLSV; the protein is encoded by the coding sequence ATGAATATGGAATTAAGTAGTAAACAAGTTGAAAAAATATCCAAAGCCTTGGGTGACTCTTATCGTTTGCAAATAATGAAAATTATTGGTCAAAGTGAAGTAGCTGCACAATGTTGTGATGTTTCGTCTCAGTTTAATCTAGCACAATCAACTATGTCACATCATTTTAAGCAATTAATTGATGCCGACTTATTGATCGCTGATAAGGAAGGACGAAATTTGAAATTTACCGTTAACAAAAGTATTTGTGCGGCTTACGCGAAATATGTTGGTGATTTGAGTGTATAA
- the trxA gene encoding thioredoxin, which yields MIQHLDKTNFEKTITENQVVLVDFFADWCGPCKALHPALEELSNDFEGKAVISKINVDTNPELAAQFKVRSIPALFYFKNGEIVGTQNGLHSKSVLASHLNNIIKN from the coding sequence ATGATACAACATTTAGATAAAACCAATTTCGAAAAAACTATTACTGAAAATCAAGTCGTACTCGTTGACTTTTTTGCAGACTGGTGTGGGCCTTGTAAGGCTTTGCACCCAGCCCTAGAGGAATTGTCAAATGATTTTGAAGGCAAAGCAGTGATTTCAAAAATCAATGTAGACACCAATCCTGAGTTGGCAGCGCAATTTAAAGTACGCAGTATTCCAGCCTTATTTTACTTTAAAAATGGAGAAATTGTAGGGACACAAAACGGATTGCACAGCAAATCGGTTCTAGCAAGTCATTTAAACAACATTATTAAAAACTAA
- a CDS encoding OsmC family protein yields MGKKINIKNLPTGYQSFITTGRHSITGDEPLTSKGTDLGFSPEDLILSSLAMCKVATVRYIARKNNWTIDDVDGEFELNVKRGTDGSLSTTVTGKIKIEGDLSEEQKAELIKQADACYVHRMIEGNWDIQPIQATNELAVTA; encoded by the coding sequence ATGGGCAAGAAAATAAACATCAAGAATTTACCAACAGGCTACCAATCTTTTATCACAACCGGAAGGCATTCAATCACTGGTGACGAACCTTTGACGAGCAAAGGAACTGATCTTGGTTTCTCTCCAGAAGATCTGATTTTATCAAGTTTGGCAATGTGCAAAGTAGCAACCGTACGCTACATTGCCCGCAAAAACAATTGGACCATCGATGATGTAGATGGTGAATTTGAACTGAACGTAAAACGCGGAACCGATGGCTCTTTGTCCACAACCGTGACCGGAAAAATCAAAATCGAAGGTGACCTAAGCGAAGAACAAAAAGCAGAATTGATTAAGCAAGCCGATGCTTGTTATGTACACCGCATGATCGAAGGGAATTGGGACATTCAACCCATTCAAGCAACAAATGAGTTAGCTGTTACAGCCTAA